A genomic window from Pecten maximus chromosome 4, xPecMax1.1, whole genome shotgun sequence includes:
- the LOC117325975 gene encoding tctex1 domain-containing protein 2-like yields the protein MSKLTVEALEQHHETNARRRLSVIHKDGSDSTGLNVTGPNLRRLSRPDHRLSVQYGYTGRRPSQVSRTSISGSVGPKHIGIPIKLQNTYRLEPLPKEKFDPSKVNTIMYNVLESYLDGEKYDPKMCSNLAQNLTDVIKNRVKELGFVRYKLICNVIIGENSAQGMRVASRCLWDASTDNFAQASYAKGEIYAVATVYATYFD from the coding sequence ATGTCCAAATTAACGGTGGAAGCGCTGGAACAGCACCACGAGACCAACGCGCGTAGACGTCTGTCCGTCATCCACAAGGACGGGTCGGACAGCACAGGGCTCAACGTGACGGGCCCAAATCTACGTCGACTGTCCCGTCCCGATCACAGACTCAGCGTACAGTATGGCTACACGGGTCGACGGCCGTCCCAGGTCTCCCGGACCAGCATCTCCGGGTCGGTAGGACCAAAACACATCGGAATACCTATCAAGCTACAAAACACATACAGACTCGAACCTCTTCCCAAAGAAAAGTTTGACCCATCAAAAGTTAATACCATCATGTATAACGTTCTGGAATCTTACCTTGACGGCGAGAAATACGACCCCAAAATGTGTTCCAATCTCGCTCAGAACCTCACGGACGTTATAAAAAATCGCGTGAAGGAACTTGGTTTTGTGCGTTACAAACTTATATGTAATGTCATAATTGGTGAAAATTCCGCACAGGGCATGCGCGTGGCTAGCCGATGTCTTTGGGACGCCAGCACGGACAATTTCGCGCAAGCAAGCTACGCCAAGGGAGAGATATACGCCGTGGCCACTGTGTATGCAACCTATTTTGATTag